A region of the Echeneis naucrates chromosome 15, fEcheNa1.1, whole genome shotgun sequence genome:
TTCCCTTTTGGCCTCGATGGGACTTTAGCAGGAGCAGCCACTTGTTTCTATGCCTTCGTTGGGTTCGACTGCATCGCGACAACAGGTAGTGAAGGTTCCGTTTATATAAAGATCAGTTCTGTGATTGGACCTGAACCAGGAAGTCTCAGGTGAAAATGCTCTTTCAGGTGAGGAGGTGCGGGACCCCCAGAAGGCTATCCCTCTGGGGATCATAGCATCACTGCTGATCTGCTTCCTGGCGTATTTCGGAGTGTCTGCATCTCTCACGCTCATGATGCCGTACTACCTGCTGGACTCCCACAGTCCTCTGCCTGTGGCCTTTGAGTTTGTTGGCTGGGAGGCGGCGAAGTACGCTGTGGCGGTGGGCTCTCTCTGTGCGCTCTCCACAAGGTGGAGCTGCTGCCCCTGGTGGGGCTCTGAATCAGGTAAAATTGCTGtaataaagagagagagctgatgTGAGACCCATTTGTCCCGCCAGTCTCTTTGGGGTGATGTTTCCGATGCCGCGGGTGCTGTTTGCGATGGCGAGAGACGGTTTGCTCTTCAAGCCTCTTTGCTTCATGAGCGCCAAACAGAGTCCCGTCTTGGCCACGTTGTcctctggagctgcagctggtgaGATCGTCATCTCAGTGACTTTGTTCAGAAGCTCAGGAGTTCAGTTCTGAATCTAAAACACCTTACAGACCTGGCCAGTGACACATTTGTCCCTGGCTGTTTCTGCAGCCTTCATGGTTCTGTTGTTTGACCTCAAGGCTCTAGTTGACCTGAGCTCCATCGGCACAATCTTCGCCTACACACTGGTGGCTGTTTGTATTCTCATTTTGAGGTTTGTAGCGCCTTCTCTGGTTTTATCCCAGTTCAGAGGAACTTTGTCCCCAGCTGTTACTGTTCTTCCTCAGGTACAAAGAAGACTCCAGTTCTGTCCACAGATCTGAGCCATTTTTGGTGATGGGACTGTTAAGGCCTCCGAATCGGCCCACCTGCCGCACGtctaaaaacatcaacatcatcattgtTGTGATCTGTGAGTGAGCCTTCATCTTTGTGTGCTGTCACCTTTGAGCTACTATGACTCTGGTTTCCCTCCAGTGTTCCTGGTCATCGTCCTGAGCGTCCTGCTGTCGGAGGCTGTGGATTCTCTCCGCAGGCGGGAGCTGTGGAGCATCCTGCTCGTTGCCGTCCTCGTGCTTATGCTGCTGCTCGCTGTTACCATCATCTGGTTGCAGCCGCAGAACGCTGCTAAAGCTGCATTCATGGTAAACAGCAGTTTGAATGCTGAAGATTTAGTTTCAATGGGGATGAGCACCACCCCCCCATCATTAATGACCAGAGATCATTCTGATGCTGGTTCCAGGTCCCTGGTCTGCCTGTGATTCCAGTCTTAAGTTTCTTCATAAATATCTACCTGATGGTTCAGCTGGGAGGAGGAACTTGGATCAGCTACGGCGTTTGGATGGCAATTGGTAAGAACTTCCTGGTTTTATCAAGTGGCTGTATGTGGGAAATTTTATTCTTCAGTCATTAAATTTTATTAACATCACTTTGAGCCTCAGTGTAGTTTTCCAGATCATGGTGGCTCTAGTTGTTTGGGGTTTGGTGGGCGGGGCTGACAGCTTGGTTGAGACATCACGAAACAGTCCTTACTGCTGTTGCTAAGGCCTCCATGTTGAATCCTGCTCAGGGATGATCATCTACTTCTCCTACGGCGTCCGTCACAGTGTCCAACAGCAAAGATATCGGGAGACGCGCACACTCCTTAACATGGCCGCTCCAAACGGCGGCGCTGTGCATTCTGCTCCCTGATGTCTGGTTGATGCTGCCGGACAGTTTTACCTCCTTTGGTCCGACAGATGGACCTGAAAGCGTTTTATAATGTGGTGTAccttaaaatacacacactcaatgATGTAAagtcattttattcattatgaCTTCATCAGTCTGTCAAGACTGAAGTCAAAGATGtttgtcagaaaacaaacaaattttaatACTCGTTCATtgtgaaaagaaatgtaataaagtgtgtatatatttcACTGATGTGGAAGGAAAGTGACcgtatatttattttaaactgtttaaCCATCAGCTCTTTCTCTCAgtaacacacagtgtgtgttcgTTCTTTAATGGAAGAAATGAAGCACAATGAGCTTTAACAAACACTCTAAACTAACAGTCACTGACTTGATGcttcatatttattaaaaaaaaaaaaaaaaggctgcattAGTTTTACTGAACTACATCAACTCAGGTAACTGGAGACACACTGAGTTTTTCTCTGTAGTTCAGAAGATGAACTATCACAAATAACCCATGTCAGTGACAGTCCCCTCCCGCCAACAGGAGCTCCTGGTTTCTCCATCAGTCATTGATACATGTTATGGATGGATCTGCCAGAGGAGGTGTGTGATAAACAATGAGGTGATGGATCGTTTGCTGTGgtggtgatgacatcacatcaTCTGGCCAATGGGAGGTTCTGAGGTTGGCCATTTTGTGCTGAGGGGCTGGGGGCACAGACTTTATATGCAACAATCATACAGAACATAaagataataaaacaaaacctgacaTGAAATAAATCATAAACTCAGCCCTGATCGAATTACTGAACATCCAATTAAAGTCCGACTATTCACACACGTTTAATCTTTTATCTAAAATACTAAATCTGtcagtcagattctgttattttatttgttagtgGTCTGCTGCTCCTCTTGTACTGACACCAATCTTCCAGCAGAGGGAGAGCTTGTCCTGCGTTCGGACTGAAACCTGAAGCTCCTGAtccagagagaagaagaaaatgtcattGACCTGTTACGACGATCAATAACCAGCACAGTCTGAACTCCAccagtcaaacagcagcaaagtgaCCTAACCTTGATGCGGATCCTGACTGTCAAACTGTTCatagaaacattaaaataattgaaGGCTCCAGAAGtcagctgctttgttttgatgcAGAAACAAGCAGCTGTTAATAAAGCTCATCTTCTGTCTGTCgctcaaaatattttatgttattcTGCAGTGCTGCCTATAAAAAGTCACTTTTCCCAACACGATGCTGATGTCACTCTGACGTCTGTGTTCACTTATGAGATTGGATGTGACCATCTAACAGCACCAACATATGACGGCTGTAAAAGTGTCAGCTGGACCTTTAATGTGACGACACTTTGGCTGCTGGATCCGGTTCATCTTCTCAGCCGGCCACTTTAGTAAATAAGATCATCTCAGGTCTTTGAGCTCATCATGTTGGACATTTTCTCTCTCGGCCAATTTTCATGTCTGTTAAGAGGATTCATTTTGGGCCCATTTAGAGCCCCCCTCCcagtctgctgtctgtctgagggACATGAGTCTAAATTTGGTTGTTTCAGACGGTCACATGTGGAGCAACATCTGGAAGCTGTGACTTTGTGCAGCTTCACAGAGTCGAAGGAAGTTTGTCCCGAATGAAAAACGCCAGACCTAAACGGAcgaaatgttttaatttgtgtatttagtcatttgaaattttgttgtgtattaatcacagagagagaaggagcatTAGTTGAACTGCTACACTGATTGTGCGTCACAGTGATTGTGACTTTTGCGTGTTTCAGGTCAAAGAATGAAGATCCgtggctcagaaaaaaaaaaaaaaaaaaaaaagttcttcagAGATGTCCATCAGGTGAACACCTCCAGGTCAGTGATGTCGTCACGACGACAATATCAAACAACTTAATGAATTACTCAACTGTTTCCTTCTAATCTGACGCAGAATTCAATAAATGAAAGTCGAAGGTCAAGGTTAGATGTGACATCATAGTTAATATTAATTTAGTGGCGTGTCCCTGAAGAAGCTGTGACAGTAAAAGTCAGAAATGTACCTCAGagaaaactgactgaaaaaacTCAATAATACAAAACAGGAATGGTGGTGTTGGACAGACGGACTCttgttctttattttgtttgctaTCTCATTTTAGACCCCATCGTTCCTCATTTAGCCCCTCACCcatcctacacacacacacacacacacacacagcgtgtgACGACGAGGTAACTTTTTGTGGCGGCTCGCTGTGAAGAGACCTGCCTAATTAAAAatctcatgaatattcatgagacacttgttctgctgcagctcattacATATGCAGAGAGGTTTGGTGTGAGTGGACTGATTCAAATCAGACCAGCAAGGAGAAGatggacagaaaacacaacattcaggacagaaactgaactctctctcttctctcatctgtcagtttttaaaattcagtttctAAATGTTCATTAGAAAAATTAATTTCTCTTCCTCATCAGAACGAAGAGCAGTGACCCAGGAAGAACTAAAAAACCAACCTGAACCCTCAACACTGAACATCTGAACTgagtttgttcatttttaattgaacTTCCCGACAGACTGAATGTGTAGAACACACACCAATTATttctagtgtgtgtgttgagcgGACATGTTGGCCATATGGAAAAGACAATGACGCAGAGTAATTTAAACTGAACAAAGAAGAGAAGCTGGAACTGTAATTAGAACGCTGATTAATCAGCTGATAATTTTATCTTGATTAATGTGACTGATTTTCTCTTCATTCTGACCTCAGCCCGTCAGGCCCGGtccaattaaatttaaattatgcGTCAGAATCTGTCCAGTCGACCCCCCATCATAAAACACGGAcacacctcaacacacacatgaacacaaatgcacacatcaAAGTGTAACTACActctcatgtacacacacatttttttcttttttacgcCTTCATGGATTTTTATATGAATTTCTGCCTACAGTTGGTTTTTTGTCTGTCAGCCGtaaattcatcaggaaaatgtttactgagctaataaattagggaggaggagggacagtttcccattgacttcaatagACTCCTAAACATCTGGACcttctgttttttgtctccTGTTTGATATAATTTTCCATGAAGTCTCCCAGTCCAAAGACCTGCAGGTGACCTGAGACCAGGTTCATGGATCAGCACAAACACCTCCACACCGTGTGCTGAGTGAAGGAGTCTGGGATGCCTTTGACTGGGGGGGGTTCTCCTCCCGCCCAGCTCATCTGTGATGCCCCCCCTGGATGGCAGGTGCATTTATTCTGTCAATTAGGGGGGGGGACAGTTGGGCAGctaaatgaaagaggaaatgctGGTCTACTTTCTGCATCTCATCTGTCCCCTGGCCCCGCCCCCCCGCTCTGCCTGTCTCTTTATTATTGGCCCCAGCTCAGCTGACTGGCGGGAAGCCAGGGCCCGCCGAGTCACTTTGGACACGGCTGCCAACACGTGAACGCCACGCAGGCCGCCGAGCCCACCGCCATGTGCCAGCGTGGCCGTGCTGTCGTCCACGGCCCGGGGCCTCCTGGGACACAGCGCAGGGCGGGGGTGTTAACGCCTTCAGATCTGGTTAAGACCAGGTGACAGCTCAGTTACCTGGGGGGGGTAAAGGGCATTTATCTCCATCTCACCCACACACGGAGGGAACGGCTGTGAAGGACAAACTGAGGATTTGGGGACGACTTGACGGACGAGCTGAGACGTCCTGAAACAGAAGACAACGTCATGTCATTCTGATTTCTACCTTTTAGATTTTCCCATCGGCCTCAGTTGCACTTCATCTTTGGTGCTTAAAGCGAAGATGGTTTAAAGGTCCACGATGTGTTTTAGTTCTTAAAGCACCAAATTTATCTTCTCATGGATTTCAGCTCTTCAACACAAAAGACTGGCTGTCtaatttaaaatctaaaatatggactatttatattttattcgttaaatggatgattttttttataactcAGACATGAgctttaataaaatgtttaacaggaggacaaaacaataataattaccTGATCTTCATCTCAGATgctcaaataaatgtttttggtttttatctgAACTCCAGTTTTCTTTTCGGTGATGACTTCACAGCTTTGGATCAATCAGCTGATCACATCCTTATTAAATCTAAAAGTCTTTGGAACAGTTAGCTTTTCGTGTTGCCTTCACTGTCAGCGGTCATTGTGTCTGTCGGGGAGATAACGTCTTCTGTTTGTGCCTCCGGTGGGGGGGCGACGGCCAggtgataaataaatgatgaaatgtgaaatgaataaaaacatgaatgactGTGGCGATGACACTGTGTGACAGCCCAGAAATGGGAATTAGGAGCCAGAGCGGCGCTAAAGCTGGTTATTGGGCAGGGGCCCCGCTAACGAGCCGTGAGATTGAGTCTGACACGACGAAGAACAGGTGCTCGTTTATTTTCCCAAATAAAACCGCTGCGCCAAAACTCGCCTGTCCAGTGAAACACGTAACCACGTAAAAGCGCCGCCTGCTGAGGTTTGTGTGATTACAAAGCGACTTCATTAAAACCTCTTTTCTTGTCGGACTCATCCAGCTTCATCTCGTCCTCCACAATCTTCAGATGTTGTTGGAGGCCTCGCGGCGATGTGCCGGCATTCTGCCGGCCGCAGGTGTGGCAGTGTGGGCAATAACAAGCGCTGAGTAATTACCAAAGCCATATCCATAACAGCCCTAAACCCCTAAAGTGCTAAAGTGTGCTCGGGGTAGGCCCCCCCCCACCATGCAGCTCAATCATAGAACTGGGCTCCGGTCCAGGGGCCTCTGCGCTGCTACCCGCTTTCTGACGGGGAGGGAAATAAAGCCAGCCGGGCCCCCAGGGACACGCTAATGTCTGCGTTAATTGTGAGTTATGGGAAAACATGGCGAGAGCGCCGAGGTCAGGCCTGTCAGTAATCACACTCTTCAGGCAGAATTTACCACAACGCTTCCTGTTTATCCCCCCATCAGCGGCGAGGAACACCAGGAAATTAGCATTAGCTGGCCGATCTGTTTGTGCCCCCCCTTCCATCACCCCCCAGCTTCAGCGATGAGTTGGACCTCGTGTGACAACGGCCCTCTTTTTCCGGCTGCTTTGGGAAATATCAGCTTTTATAGTTCCACGATGATGTTCATCTATTTCAGGAGGAAAAGTCGACTGTGGCTCGGAGGTGAAATGAGACCAGTACCGATTTTCATCACGGaccatttttctctctgagtCATTGCACATCCTGAACTCTGTCGATGTCCCAGTCTCTCATTAGTGTGTCAGTTCGGAGCCAGATGAGCTAAAACAGACGGTCTCACACTGCAGAGCCAACCCCCCCATCATGACTTATGGAGGAGGGCCAGTTAAAAAGCCAATAACAGAGGAAGTTCCCTTTTAGGGGAAAATCTCCAGAATGAGCAGCATCAGAGCTGTTACTATCACCATTTTAATAATTCTCTTTCTTTACCAAACAGCCTGTTACTGTACTTTATTATTACgttatttcatttacatgaaATTATTTCAGTGATCCGCTGCAGTTTAGCATAAAGGAAGTCGATACTTTGTTTAAATGTTCTGCaaatttattctgaaatgattAAAGATCAATGAACACTTTCAAATTATTAACGTCTATAtagtgtttgggttctgctacaagacatttcagctgtgaagtCTCAAGTGCGCACCCTAACTgaacattttagatttgaaaaggcagtttcaaaaccagatctgaaaaagttggattcagtttttcagctcctcagttggatTTCATACGTAACAAATCCTAGCAACCAATCccgtggattttctttcccagttcatttacataatatattcaAAGACTGGAATGCGGGAGCCACCTAAAACAGACAGCGATGGCGAacgcttgctctgtgtttgggtgtggagaggTTAATCGTGataccagccttcatcttttaccaaaggatcATGCTGCaggagaaatggttgcaatttatttggaatgatgTCCCCGAAAACATTCCAGCTAAAACGTGGGTCTGCAGCAGgcattttgaggacagctgcttcttgaaccTGGAGCAAAAACGGATGGGTTTCGCCACGAGAGGTtgagcttttgttgttttaatatgTTAATCGGGTCggtgctgccccctgctggtccgCAGAGGGagctctccctcctctgtttttctgttgaatgCTGAATCATTTTTTATCTGTGTTTCAGACCAGCAGGACCAGCCGGACTGTCGAACAAACCGGGACAGACgtcagtgtgacatcacaaaggaCCAGACATGT
Encoded here:
- the LOC115055746 gene encoding cationic amino acid transporter 2-like, whose translation is MAERSLCADVLGFFRALTQKKPLEAEGEDSNFCRCLSTVDLVGLGVGSTLGAGVYVLSGEVAREVSGPSIILSFLVAAVASAFAGLCYAEFGSRVPKTGSAYLYSYMTVGEVWAFVTGWNLLLSYVIGTSSVAKAWTGTFDDLIDNVIAKYLMEHTPMDSPGLALYPDFFAAGLIMLLAVILSYGVKESAVLNTVFTAVNVAVLFFIIISGFIKGDINNWRISEEMILNATQLMANSSAQNETDFGLGGFFPFGLDGTLAGAATCFYAFVGFDCIATTGEEVRDPQKAIPLGIIASLLICFLAYFGVSASLTLMMPYYLLDSHSPLPVAFEFVGWEAAKYAVAVGSLCALSTSLFGVMFPMPRVLFAMARDGLLFKPLCFMSAKQSPVLATLSSGAAAAFMVLLFDLKALVDLSSIGTIFAYTLVAVCILILRFVAPSLVLSQFRGTLSPAVTPFLVMGLLRPPNRPTCRTSKNINIIIVVILFLVIVLSVLLSEAVDSLRRRELWSILLVAVLVLMLLLAVTIIWLQPQNAAKAAFMVPGLPVIPVLSFFINIYLMVQLGGGTWISYGVWMAIGMIIYFSYGVRHSVQQQRYRETRTLLNMAAPNGGAVHSAP